Part of the Gammaproteobacteria bacterium genome is shown below.
CACTCCAAGTTTTGCTAGCCGACGCGAGCAAATTTCCCGTGCTGCTATAGCTGAAAGCCGTACATTTAGTGGTATTGCTGGCAGTATGCTTGATATTCACATAGACATAAGCGCCATTCCCGCTACTCGTATTTCGCGTCAATGGACAAATGACAGAAGTCGTCGATGTTTTTAAACTCCCGGTTCCGTACGAGTAGTAGTCCATCAGGTTTGAATCACTCGCGTTGTAATTCTTGCAGATTGTCCCAGAGTGATTGGTGGCCACGCCCACCGACACTGCGGGCACTACTGCCAACACACCAAGGAGAATGGTAGGCAGCACAAAGCTACGTGTGTTAATTAATTTCTGACGCATGATAATAATCCCCTTCATTGGTTAACGACCAACCCGACAAGCTCAGCGGCACGGCGCGCAAAACCCCGACCCATTAAAAACTTCCCTAAAACACGCGTCCGGTTGAGCAACGTGCCAAGTGGGTTCCGACTTCGGAAACAACATGTTACACAATTAGATGGGCATTCGCCGGCCCAGGAGATAATTCCTAATTCACGGCTGAAATCAGTTCTCTGGTTTGCAACATCAGATCTGAATTGAACGCCACTGGAAAACAAATACGTCATCACGTATCTGCCAAAGTAAAAACGCATCCCGCCCTCACACCCCAATCGAATCAATTGATGAATGGTACATCTCAATCCCGAGACTTGTTGAATCACACCAAACTATAAGGGTACAGAATGGGCGGGCGGTCACAAATACCTAGATGAGATGGAAATAAATACCTGGATCTAGGTAATGGGCGGGGGGGAGAAGGGGAAGTTATCAATCTCTGCGGGTATCGTGAAGAGGCAACTGACCTCGATCCACAGAGAAGTGAGGAGAGAAAATTGAATAACCCAAGCTGCCATCTAGCACTTGACCGAAATCCGCCGTGATTTTGCAACCAAGAGGATTGCTAGCCATTAGCCGAGGATTGGACAAAGCGATATCCGGATACTGTGAAAATAATTGACGACCCCGGAGAGGTCACTGGATTCTACGACCCCTCCGAATCCGAAAGGAAATTTTTGCTGAGATCCGAGGGTGTCGCCCCCCCCAGCCAATAGCTAGCAACCCTCCAGGTTGCGCAACATAGAATCCGGATTTTCGGCTAGACACTACCTAGTACTTGGCTAAAAGCCGTATTTATTTTACAACCTGGAAGGTTGCCAGCCATTAAACGTAGGTTGGGC
Proteins encoded:
- a CDS encoding conserved hypothetical protein (Evidence 4 : Unknown function but conserved in other organisms), with translation MKGIIIMRQKLINTRSFVLPTILLGVLAVVPAVSVGVATNHSGTICKNYNASDSNLMDYYSYGTGSLKTSTTSVICPLTRNTSSGNGAYVYVNIKHTASNTTKCTAFSYSSTGNLLASASKTWSGSGTYEFALNLVGVGKSNSWSDYSVVCTIPGNMTGLIEGVDLSEL